Proteins co-encoded in one Gossypium arboreum isolate Shixiya-1 chromosome 11, ASM2569848v2, whole genome shotgun sequence genomic window:
- the LOC108476802 gene encoding heptahelical transmembrane protein ADIPOR3-like isoform X2: MCSMEVPEDIDTTAESVEICLVSPPMDGTGKRLWKKVPKVVDLHALQQITDVLRKADLHKLQAEILTCLPSLPNIPDLHKLREELKTSIPLMDLIPSFSSWHVMEHLYSCLPELSSAGNHIDPHVLESVKEPITRWPFFAFLGGAMFCLLASSTCHLLSCHSERLSYIMLRLDYAGIAALIATSFYPPVYYSFMCDPFFCNLYLGSITILGIATILFSLLPVFEKPEFRSTRASLFFGMGMSGVAPIIHKLILFWHQPEALYTTLYEILMGLLYGMGALVYALRIPERWMPGKFDIAGHSHQLFHILVVAGAITHYKAGLVYLKWRDLNGC; encoded by the exons ATGTGCAGTATGGAAGTTCCTGAAGATATAGATACGACAGCTGAATCAGTGGAGATATGTCTAGTGAGCCCTCCAATGGACGGGACAGGGAAGAGATTGTGGAAAAAG GTTCCAAAGGTTGTCGATCTTCATGCTCTGCAGCAAATTACCGATGTATTGAGAAAGGCTGATTTACACAAATTGCAAGCAGAAATCCTGACATGCTTACCTTCCTTACCTAATATACCTGATCTACACAAACTTCGAGAGGAGTTAAAGACGAGTATTCCTCTAATGGATTTGATTCCTTCATTCTCAAGTTGGCATGTTATGGAACATCTATATAGTTGTTTACCTGAGCTTTCCTCTGCTGGAAATCATATTGATCCTCATGTTCTG GAGAGTGTTAAAGAGCCGATAACACGGTGGCCTTTTTTTGCCTTCTTGGGTGGTGCAATGTTTTGCTTGCTAGCTAGCAGCACATGCCACCTTTTATCATGCCACTCTGAACGCCTATCGTATATCATGCTCAGGCTAGACTATGCTGGGATTGCGGCTCTTATAGCAACATCCTTTTATCCTCCTGTGTATTACTCCTTCATGTGTGATCCGTTCTTCTGCAATCTCTATTTGGGATCTATAACCATCTTGGGAATTGCAACAATCTTGTTTTCCTTATTGCCAGTATTTGAGAAGCCAGAGTTTCGCAGCACTCGAGCATCCCTCTTCTTTGGCATGGGCATGTCCGGGGTAGCGCCCATTATTCACAAACTTATCTTGTTCTGGCACCAGCCGGAGGCACTTTACACAACCTTGTACGAGATTCTGATGGGGCTTTTGTATGGCATGGGAGCTTTGGTGTATGCCTTGAGGATTCCGGAGCGGTGGATGCCCGGAAAATTCGACATTGCTGGGCACAGCCACCAACTTTTTCACATCTTGGTTGTTGCCGGTGCCATCACTCATTATAAGGCCGGACTGGTTTACCTCAAATGGCGAGATCTAAATGGTTGTTAA
- the LOC108476802 gene encoding heptahelical transmembrane protein 4-like isoform X1, whose product MCSMEVPEDIDTTAESVEICLVSPPMDGTGKRLWKKVKYQLVEYHSLPGFLRDNEYILGHYRSEWPMKQILLSIFRIHNETLNVWTHLIGFFIFLSLTIYTAMKVPKVVDLHALQQITDVLRKADLHKLQAEILTCLPSLPNIPDLHKLREELKTSIPLMDLIPSFSSWHVMEHLYSCLPELSSAGNHIDPHVLESVKEPITRWPFFAFLGGAMFCLLASSTCHLLSCHSERLSYIMLRLDYAGIAALIATSFYPPVYYSFMCDPFFCNLYLGSITILGIATILFSLLPVFEKPEFRSTRASLFFGMGMSGVAPIIHKLILFWHQPEALYTTLYEILMGLLYGMGALVYALRIPERWMPGKFDIAGHSHQLFHILVVAGAITHYKAGLVYLKWRDLNGC is encoded by the exons ATGTGCAGTATGGAAGTTCCTGAAGATATAGATACGACAGCTGAATCAGTGGAGATATGTCTAGTGAGCCCTCCAATGGACGGGACAGGGAAGAGATTGTGGAAAAAGGTGAAGTATCAACTGGTAGAGTACCACTCATTGCCTGGATTTTTGAGAGACAATGAGTATATTTTGGGCCATTATAGGTCAGAATGGCCAATGAAGCAGATTTTGCTTAGCATCTTCAGAATTCACAATGAGACATTGAACGTTTGGAC GCATTTGATTGGGTTCTTCATTTTCCTTTCCCTTACCATATACACTGCAATGAAGGTTCCAAAGGTTGTCGATCTTCATGCTCTGCAGCAAATTACCGATGTATTGAGAAAGGCTGATTTACACAAATTGCAAGCAGAAATCCTGACATGCTTACCTTCCTTACCTAATATACCTGATCTACACAAACTTCGAGAGGAGTTAAAGACGAGTATTCCTCTAATGGATTTGATTCCTTCATTCTCAAGTTGGCATGTTATGGAACATCTATATAGTTGTTTACCTGAGCTTTCCTCTGCTGGAAATCATATTGATCCTCATGTTCTG GAGAGTGTTAAAGAGCCGATAACACGGTGGCCTTTTTTTGCCTTCTTGGGTGGTGCAATGTTTTGCTTGCTAGCTAGCAGCACATGCCACCTTTTATCATGCCACTCTGAACGCCTATCGTATATCATGCTCAGGCTAGACTATGCTGGGATTGCGGCTCTTATAGCAACATCCTTTTATCCTCCTGTGTATTACTCCTTCATGTGTGATCCGTTCTTCTGCAATCTCTATTTGGGATCTATAACCATCTTGGGAATTGCAACAATCTTGTTTTCCTTATTGCCAGTATTTGAGAAGCCAGAGTTTCGCAGCACTCGAGCATCCCTCTTCTTTGGCATGGGCATGTCCGGGGTAGCGCCCATTATTCACAAACTTATCTTGTTCTGGCACCAGCCGGAGGCACTTTACACAACCTTGTACGAGATTCTGATGGGGCTTTTGTATGGCATGGGAGCTTTGGTGTATGCCTTGAGGATTCCGGAGCGGTGGATGCCCGGAAAATTCGACATTGCTGGGCACAGCCACCAACTTTTTCACATCTTGGTTGTTGCCGGTGCCATCACTCATTATAAGGCCGGACTGGTTTACCTCAAATGGCGAGATCTAAATGGTTGTTAA
- the LOC108476802 gene encoding heptahelical transmembrane protein ADIPOR3-like isoform X3 produces MKVPKVVDLHALQQITDVLRKADLHKLQAEILTCLPSLPNIPDLHKLREELKTSIPLMDLIPSFSSWHVMEHLYSCLPELSSAGNHIDPHVLESVKEPITRWPFFAFLGGAMFCLLASSTCHLLSCHSERLSYIMLRLDYAGIAALIATSFYPPVYYSFMCDPFFCNLYLGSITILGIATILFSLLPVFEKPEFRSTRASLFFGMGMSGVAPIIHKLILFWHQPEALYTTLYEILMGLLYGMGALVYALRIPERWMPGKFDIAGHSHQLFHILVVAGAITHYKAGLVYLKWRDLNGC; encoded by the exons ATGAAGGTTCCAAAGGTTGTCGATCTTCATGCTCTGCAGCAAATTACCGATGTATTGAGAAAGGCTGATTTACACAAATTGCAAGCAGAAATCCTGACATGCTTACCTTCCTTACCTAATATACCTGATCTACACAAACTTCGAGAGGAGTTAAAGACGAGTATTCCTCTAATGGATTTGATTCCTTCATTCTCAAGTTGGCATGTTATGGAACATCTATATAGTTGTTTACCTGAGCTTTCCTCTGCTGGAAATCATATTGATCCTCATGTTCTG GAGAGTGTTAAAGAGCCGATAACACGGTGGCCTTTTTTTGCCTTCTTGGGTGGTGCAATGTTTTGCTTGCTAGCTAGCAGCACATGCCACCTTTTATCATGCCACTCTGAACGCCTATCGTATATCATGCTCAGGCTAGACTATGCTGGGATTGCGGCTCTTATAGCAACATCCTTTTATCCTCCTGTGTATTACTCCTTCATGTGTGATCCGTTCTTCTGCAATCTCTATTTGGGATCTATAACCATCTTGGGAATTGCAACAATCTTGTTTTCCTTATTGCCAGTATTTGAGAAGCCAGAGTTTCGCAGCACTCGAGCATCCCTCTTCTTTGGCATGGGCATGTCCGGGGTAGCGCCCATTATTCACAAACTTATCTTGTTCTGGCACCAGCCGGAGGCACTTTACACAACCTTGTACGAGATTCTGATGGGGCTTTTGTATGGCATGGGAGCTTTGGTGTATGCCTTGAGGATTCCGGAGCGGTGGATGCCCGGAAAATTCGACATTGCTGGGCACAGCCACCAACTTTTTCACATCTTGGTTGTTGCCGGTGCCATCACTCATTATAAGGCCGGACTGGTTTACCTCAAATGGCGAGATCTAAATGGTTGTTAA
- the LOC108476802 gene encoding heptahelical transmembrane protein 4-like isoform X4, whose protein sequence is MDLIPSFSSWHVMEHLYSCLPELSSAGNHIDPHVLESVKEPITRWPFFAFLGGAMFCLLASSTCHLLSCHSERLSYIMLRLDYAGIAALIATSFYPPVYYSFMCDPFFCNLYLGSITILGIATILFSLLPVFEKPEFRSTRASLFFGMGMSGVAPIIHKLILFWHQPEALYTTLYEILMGLLYGMGALVYALRIPERWMPGKFDIAGHSHQLFHILVVAGAITHYKAGLVYLKWRDLNGC, encoded by the exons ATGGATTTGATTCCTTCATTCTCAAGTTGGCATGTTATGGAACATCTATATAGTTGTTTACCTGAGCTTTCCTCTGCTGGAAATCATATTGATCCTCATGTTCTG GAGAGTGTTAAAGAGCCGATAACACGGTGGCCTTTTTTTGCCTTCTTGGGTGGTGCAATGTTTTGCTTGCTAGCTAGCAGCACATGCCACCTTTTATCATGCCACTCTGAACGCCTATCGTATATCATGCTCAGGCTAGACTATGCTGGGATTGCGGCTCTTATAGCAACATCCTTTTATCCTCCTGTGTATTACTCCTTCATGTGTGATCCGTTCTTCTGCAATCTCTATTTGGGATCTATAACCATCTTGGGAATTGCAACAATCTTGTTTTCCTTATTGCCAGTATTTGAGAAGCCAGAGTTTCGCAGCACTCGAGCATCCCTCTTCTTTGGCATGGGCATGTCCGGGGTAGCGCCCATTATTCACAAACTTATCTTGTTCTGGCACCAGCCGGAGGCACTTTACACAACCTTGTACGAGATTCTGATGGGGCTTTTGTATGGCATGGGAGCTTTGGTGTATGCCTTGAGGATTCCGGAGCGGTGGATGCCCGGAAAATTCGACATTGCTGGGCACAGCCACCAACTTTTTCACATCTTGGTTGTTGCCGGTGCCATCACTCATTATAAGGCCGGACTGGTTTACCTCAAATGGCGAGATCTAAATGGTTGTTAA